The genome window CCAATGTTCGAACAGGGTGCCGTCCCCGGCCGCGTCGATTCCTACACATACGGACACGAGTTTGAGGATTTCAGCCAAGATGCGTTGCAATTGGACTTCTGGGTCTTTGACCACGTCAAGGAGCTTTTCGCCGATGCAGCCAAGAACGACACTCTTGATGCCGCTTTGCGCCAAGACAAAGTCGTCTTTTTCCTCCATCTTCTCGGCCTGGATACCAATGGACACTCGTACCGTCCCTACTCGAAGGAATACTTGCATAATATCAAAGTTGTGGACCAAGGTGTCAAGGAAATTACAGAAATGATCGGGAACTTCTACGCCGATGACCGGACCGCTTTCGTCTTCACTGCCGACCATGGCATGAGTGACTGGGGCAGCCACGGCGATGGCCATCCTAATAACACTCGCACCCCCTTGATCACCTGGGGATCTGGGATTGCCCCGCCGGTGCTTTCCTCCGATTCTGTTGCTCCTGGGCACGACGAGTACTCTTCTGACTGGCATCTTGATGAGATCAAGAGACACGACGTGGCGCAAGCTGATATTGCTGCTCTGATGGCATATTTGATCGGTGTGGAGTTCCCTGCCAACTCCGTTGGTGAGCTACCCTTGTCCTACGTCTCATCGAGTATCGAGGAGAAGGCTCAGGCAGCACTCATCAACGCTCGCGAGATTTTGGAGATGTACAGGGTCAAGGAAGAACAAAAGAAGGCCACGGAGCTCCGCTACCGACCATTCCAGCCCTTGAGTGATGCAGGTTTGGCCCCTGAGCGCCGAGTGGCCGCTATCCAACGTTTGGTCGACGCTGGCAACTACGAAGAGGCCATTGAGGAGTCTGCAGCTCTTATGAAGATCGCCCTGGAGGGCTTGAGATACCTCCAGACTTACGATTGGCTGTTCCTCCGCACGCTGATCACAATCGGATACCTTGGTTGGATGGCGTTCGCGCTGACGATTGTCGTTGATCTGCATGTTCTGCGTGGCAGCCAGCTTCCTTCACGTACGACTCTTGGCACGACGGCTTTCAGCTCCGTCCTTGCAGCGTTGTACGCATCCTTCATCATTTCCAAGTCCCCGGTCACATATTATGCCTATGGTTTCTTTCCCGTCGTCTTCTGGGAGGAAGTCTGGGCTAGACGTAGCTCTCTTATCGAGGGCCGAAAGGTTCTCTTTGGGCACATCAAGACTGGAGCGAGTATTTTTTCGTTCCTGCTGAACCTCGTGGCTTACATCGGCATTATCGTGTCTTTGGTAAGATGAATCTTTGCTTCGACCGGTGGACACTACTAATCCAGGTACACAGGCTCTGGGATACATTCATCGCGAGGTTCTCACCGTGATCTACGTTCTCGCGGCTTTCTGGCCAATGACGTATGGCCTGAGATTCCTTCAGTTGAACTCTCTGCTGTCTGTCGTCTGGTTCTTCTCCTGCTTGGTCATGAGCGTGTTTACGTTGCTCCCCGCCATGAAGTCAGAGGATATCCCTTTAATGTACGTTCGCCCCATGCCATTCATACTGGGACTCACATTTTAACGCATGGTAGTGTGGCCGGTGGAATCGTCATGGCCGCCATTGGTCTGGCGTATCTTATCTGGGAGGACAGACTGTTGGCGAAGCCAGCTCTGCCCATATCCAGGGCTCTGACAGGTATTCAGGTGAGGAATTGTGCTCAGGTTGAAGTGCTACGAAACAACAAAGGCTAACTAGAGACCTTGCAGATCGGCTTGATCTTACTTGCGATCGTGGTCACTCGGTCCAGCGCTATCTCTCTTCAGGCGAAGGCGGGGTTGCCTCGGGGAAATCAAGTTGTAGGCTGGATTGTTCTGGGTAAGTGTTCGAGGGCAGGATAACTTCGTGGCATTGCTAACCATCTGTCCAGTTATTTCGCTGCTCATGCCCTTGGCTCAACGTCTGCAGCCCAACAGCCACTACAAGCACAGTCTGATGACCATGTTCTTGACCTGTGCACCGACGTTCGTAATCTTAACCATCTCCTACGAAGGTGTCTTTTATGTGGCTTTCAGTGCCTTGCTGGTTGCCTGGGTCGGTCTGGAGCATCGCGTATTCGTCTTTAGCAAGGGCACTGAGGAAGATCGACGCTCTTCCTCAAAAGACACTGCCAGTAAGCCACAGGATGCGTCCACGTCACGCTTTAGAGCCTTGACTCTCGCCGACGCGCGAGTATGTCTGTTCTTCTTCGTCTTGCTGCAATCAGCCTTCTTCAGCACTGGGAACGTAGCGTCGGTTTCATCCTTCAGCTTGGACAGCGTGTACCGCCTAATTCCCATCTTTGATCCCTTCTCCCAGGGGGCGCTTCTCGTCGTCAAGCTCATGATTCCGTTCGCCCTCATATCGGCGAACCTCGGGATCCTTAACGTCAGACTTGGCGTGGCGCCCTCCTCTCTCTTCATGGTTGTAATGGCCATCAGCGACGTCCTCACTCTATACTTCTTCTGGGTGGTCAAGGATGAGGGCTCTTGGCTGGAGATCGGCTCGACTATTAGCCACTTTGTCATTGCCAGTCTGTTATGCGTCTTCGTGGCGCTCCTC of Colletotrichum lupini chromosome 8, complete sequence contains these proteins:
- a CDS encoding phosphatidylinositolglycan class N translates to MEHQKPRAVLVISQQGFRTLSKEVLKESSLVVTNTWPFPLHGMGLDVNVGPSSLHVVSSGVGDVSRKPIISASMQQAGRLSTLEWKAITYIELDGTAGFPFSMNKSSRTFPLHSFDPSSTRPIDSGAERVDSLAYYPLWACHTPDHRRLSYSHSFKPTGEDRHRKRHNPPKRRRCFITPSSVMAVSSRAGFLAVAVIFHLVYIYSIFDIYFVSPIVSGMKLVQIERPENSKAPADRLVLFVGDGLRADKAFQSFPDPYPESEDDLTPRPLAPFLRSRVLEHGTFGVSHTRVPTESRPGHVALIAGLYEDVSAVATGWKLNPVNFDSVFNRSRHTWSWGSPDILPMFEQGAVPGRVDSYTYGHEFEDFSQDALQLDFWVFDHVKELFADAAKNDTLDAALRQDKVVFFLHLLGLDTNGHSYRPYSKEYLHNIKVVDQGVKEITEMIGNFYADDRTAFVFTADHGMSDWGSHGDGHPNNTRTPLITWGSGIAPPVLSSDSVAPGHDEYSSDWHLDEIKRHDVAQADIAALMAYLIGVEFPANSVGELPLSYVSSSIEEKAQAALINAREILEMYRVKEEQKKATELRYRPFQPLSDAGLAPERRVAAIQRLVDAGNYEEAIEESAALMKIALEGLRYLQTYDWLFLRTLITIGYLGWMAFALTIVVDLHVLRGSQLPSRTTLGTTAFSSVLAALYASFIISKSPVTYYAYGFFPVVFWEEVWARRSSLIEGRKVLFGHIKTGASIFSFLLNLVAYIGIIVSLALGYIHREVLTVIYVLAAFWPMTYGLRFLQLNSLLSVVWFFSCLVMSVFTLLPAMKSEDIPLIVAGGIVMAAIGLAYLIWEDRLLAKPALPISRALTGIQIGLILLAIVVTRSSAISLQAKAGLPRGNQVVGWIVLVISLLMPLAQRLQPNSHYKHSLMTMFLTCAPTFVILTISYEGVFYVAFSALLVAWVGLEHRVFVFSKGTEEDRRSSSKDTASKPQDASTSRFRALTLADARVCLFFFVLLQSAFFSTGNVASVSSFSLDSVYRLIPIFDPFSQGALLVVKLMIPFALISANLGILNVRLGVAPSSLFMVVMAISDVLTLYFFWVVKDEGSWLEIGSTISHFVIASLLCVFVALLEGVSALFISGIEVEGSEPKVGQNGTAAAASASAGGTIANGNGKTSGAETRGKTRNEPGKLCPSSLFSDETFSAFNLFFYNHQINVPRHRPDRRNCSTYFKPVKPR